In Dermacentor andersoni chromosome 11, qqDerAnde1_hic_scaffold, whole genome shotgun sequence, the sequence aaaacgggttcagcagggAAATAAACTGCACAGCagattttgaagagtgaaatgctcagattccatacattttgtccatgtctgttgcacacctcattgcttccgccgatgaaaagactcttgaagaatagcagacgctccggaggtatcaagtacgacgccatattgaaaaggcggtatgacgacgactttgTTTGCTTATTTGATTGGCTgacggagtaacacaactccgcgcattccgtgtgcctttgttgtcaaCTGCTGCTTCTTAAACTTCTATTCTACTAAAGGAATATTTATGTTATACGTTCCCTTctgtacttgttcttggcagtgttattcctgcgtttctttcctgcgctagtccatttgacgtggttctttgtttgccaagtaagggAGAGtcgtatcgcacaggcgtacctgtaaaatacaccttatttcatttctcttttgtgggtttacgcgtttttatggcgaatgctgGGCGCTATTCATATTTGTAATAGTAAAGGTACACCCCCCCCCTCTCATTTGCACAGAAAggttacacccccccccccccgaaaaaaaaatcctgggtacgtacCTGATATAGAAGCACATCACTCTGCAACATGCAAGAACAATCAGCTGTAATAACGATGCTAATAAACAGTAAGAAAATAGTCAGTACCGGTACCTGAAATTTATAACCCGCAGGACGGTCATTTCCACTGTGATCAGCACTTTTTGAAATGACGCTCATGTTTGTTCTTTTCTAAAGCGAGGGATGACAACACCGGAGCCTCGGCTACCAAGAGAGCGCAAGACTGCGGAAGGCTTTTCGAAACCATGCAGCAATTTATCACAAGTGGTAAGCATTGTATTGCATGGTTCAACGTTGCGATGGTAGCTAAAGTATTTCCGCAGGCTGTGTTGTCCGTGTCGGACTGGGCCTTCAATTGCTACGCTTGCAGCATTATCGAGAGGAAAATTAGCGCCTTCCATATTTTGCGTTATTACAACGTTGTGGACATGAAAACCCTGGTAAAAATTAACTAGCGGGCCTCAGAGCGAATAAATCAAGCACTATATTACTTGCCGCCGCTGGACTAGTTAGTTCACACTTGTCAGGACGTGTTGAGAAGGGGGAGCAAAACATTTCATTTTATGAAAGCATTAACACATTGTAGTACTGCACTACGATAGATGTTCTACGAACCTGCTTCGGTTTCGATTCCCGGGAGGTGCAGGTTTGGTGACGCAGAATGTGGTCACGTGGCAGCGGGACATCACAGCGCTTTGCCATAGCACTCGCTCCATCGTCTGCTGTGCTGCTATTCGTTGCGCGTTCCGATGTCTCAGCTTAGCAGACAAACGAGAGAGTATAGACCTCCTGTGTAAGTGGACCGCCCACCAATAACGCGGTCTGCTTATATAGTGAGCTCTTCAGCGCTTTACAGCGAATCATACCTTCTACCTCTACGGAACGTTTGCTCTCAACTAGAGCGGtaacaggaggtattcagagacttggattgggaagaattggggataagagtaaatggagaataccttagtaacttgcgcttcgctgatgatattgccttgcttagtaactcaggggaccaactgcaatgcatgctcactgacctggagaggcagagcagaagggtgggactaaaaattaatctgcagaaaactaaagtaatgtttaacagtctcggaagggaacagcagtttacgataggtagcgaggcactggaagtggtaagggaatacatctacttaggacaggtagtgactgctgatccggatcatgagagtgaaataatcagaagaataagaatgggctggggtgcgtttggcaggcattctgagatcatgaacagcaggttgccattatccctcaagagaaaagtttataacagctgtgtcttaccagtactcacgtacggggcagaaacctggaggcttacaaaaagggttctacttaaattgaggacgacgcaacgggctatggaaagaagaatgataggtgtaacattaagggataagaaaagagcagattgggtgagggaacaaacgcgcattaatgacatcttagttgaaatcaagaaaaagaaatgggcatgggcaggacatgtaatgaggagggaagataaccgatggtcattaagggttacggactggattccgagggaagggaagcgtagcagggggcgacagaaagttaggtgggcagatgagattaggaagtttggagggtcaacatggccacaattagcacatgaccggggcagttggagaagtatgggagaggcctttgccctgcagtgggcgtaaccaggctgatgatgatgatgatgatgatgagagcggTAAATATATCGTGCGtattgcgttttcttttctcttcttttgcgTGTCCTTCATTTGCGCTGCGGTTGTCGGACGCACCTACGGAAGAGCGACGAAGCAGCGATTAGAGGACGGGCAGGACGAGTTAACATCCGCCATGTATCCGTCACTATACCATCAGTATGTATCGgccactgtactgatgggcgacttcaatgccaaggtaggcaagaagcaggctgcagacaagtcagtgggggaatatggcataggcactaggaataacaggcgagagttattagtagactttgcagaacagaataatatgcggataatgaataccttattccgcaagcgggatagccgaaactggacgtggagaagcccgaatgacgagactagaaatgaaatagactttatactctgcgctatccctggcatcatacaagatgtggaagtgctcggcaaggtgcgctgcagtgaccataggatggtaagaactctaattagcctagacttgaggagggaacggaagaaactggtacataagaagccgatcaatgagttagcgataagagggaaaatcgaggaattccggatcaagctacaaaacaggtattcggctttaactcaggaagaggagcttagtgttgaaacaatgaacaacaatcttacgggcatcattaaggagtgcgcaatagaagtaggtggtaactccgttagacaggataccagtaagctatcgcaggagattaaagatctcatcaagaaacgccaatgtatgaaagcctctaaccctacagctagaatagaactggcagaactttcgaagttaatcaacaagcgtaagacagctgatataaggaagtataatatggatagaattgaacatgctctcaggaacggaggaagcttaaaagcagtgaagaagaaaataggaattggcgagaatcagatgtatgcgttaagagacaaagccggcaatatcattactaatatggatgagatagttcaagtggcagaggaattctatagagatttatacagtaccagtggcacccacgacgacaatggaagagagaatagtctagaggaatttgaaatcccacaagtaacgcctgaagaagtaaggaaagccttgggagctatgcaaaggaggaaggcagcttgggaggatcaggtaacagtagatttgatgaaggatggtgggcagatcgttctagaaGAACTAGCCATCCtgtttacgcaatgcctcatgacctcaagcgtaccggaatcttggaagaacgctagcataatcctaatccataagaaaggggacgccaaagacttgaaaaataaaagaccgatcagcttactatccgttgccttcaaagtatttactaaggtaatcgcaaatagaatcaggaacaccttaaacttctgtcaaccaaaggacaaggcaggattctgtaaaggctactcaacaatagaccatattcacagtatcaatcagatgatagggaaatgtgcggaatataaccaaccgtaatatgtagctttcattgattgcgagaaagcgtttgattcagtcgaaacctcagcagtcatggagccattacggaatcagggtgtagacgagccgtatataaaaatactgaaagatatctatggcggctccacagccaccgtagccctccataaagaaagcaacaaaatcccaataaagaaaggagtcaggcagggagatacgatctctccaatgctattcacagcgtgtttacaggaggtattcaaagacctagattgggaagaattggggataagagttcacggagaataccttagcaacttacgattcgctgatgatattgccttgcttagtaactcaggggaccaattgcaatgcatgctcactgagctggagaggcaaagcagaagggtgggtctaaaaattaatctgcagaaaactaaagtaatgtttaacagtctcggtagacaacagcagtttacgataggcagcgaggcactggaagtggtaagggaatacatctacttagggtaggtagtgacctcggatccggatcatgagactgaaataatcagaagaataagaatggattggggtgcgttttgcagacattctcagatcatgcacagcaggttgccattatccctcaagagaaaagcgtataacagctgtgtcttaccagtactcacgtacggagcagaaacctgaaggcttacgaaaagggttctacttaaattcaagacgacgcaacgagctatggaaagaagaatgatgggtgtaacgttaagggataagaaaagagcagtttgggtgagggaacaaacgcgagttaatgacatcttagttgaaatcaaggaaaagaaatcggcattggcaggacatgtaatgaggagggaagataaccgatggtcattaagggttacggactggattcccagggaagggaagcgtagcagggggcggcagaaagttaggtgggcggatgagattaagaagtttgcagggacaacatggccacaattagtacgtgaccggggtagttggataaatatgggagaggcctttgccctgcagtgggcgtaaccaggctgatgatgatgatgatgaggtatCCGTTTGCTAAATGTttaaggggtgggggggggggcgcatgggTGCACGAAATTCGTAATTGTCCAATGTCGCTGTCCCACGCTGGTCTGTGAAGTCATAGGCGGGACATAATATAGAGGCCTATGTGAAAGCCGCAGGAACCACGCGAGGTATCTGTTGTACGAGGTTATAGCCTCAAAACTGCCTGCAAAGGAATGATATTTGACTCGCAGGTTCCTGGTGACACTGTCTATATTCGGTGCCGACATAAGAATAACAACAAAAGAATGGTATGCGCGCTGTTCAACTCAAACACAAATTGCAAAGATGCTTCAGCCAATTAGGTTCTTTACCTTCACTGACGGCAAGGGTTTTGCGTGCTTAAAGAGGCAGCTGTCCCCGCACAGATCACTCTAAGAGGCACTGTTCTTTTTATTCACAAGTTTTACAGTTTGCTTACAAAAAACCAGAAGGGTCAGAACTAAAGGCGCTAGCATGTGCCTGACTTAGGCCCTGACCCCTGTAGAATATGCGCTCCAGCGAAGCAATCAGGATAGCGTAAgaatgaggagaaaaaaaaaagtagggggCGGATTTGAACAAATAATTCATGAGCAAAGATCGAGAAAAAGATTATACACTGCAAGCTAAGAAAAACAAGCACACGATGTGCAACTAAAAAGCACATCGGAATGAAACCGGAAGGTCTCGGGTAAATTTTGTGAGGGATCCTGGTTACGTCTGTAAACGAAAGGTAATATTTTAGATTGAAACATGGAACTTTTATTTTTCACAATCAGCCTAGCATTTACATCAACTAACCAAAGTCATTAACCCATCAGCGGACTTCTGCTGGCTTCGTAACCTCGTAgaggaaatctggcgccaccgtctatgggagctttctctaaggggcgctgtgctgtcatgggaatgacggtatgtgtATCTGTgatgcttgtgttggctggtTTTGAAAGAAGCTTCGTCTAAAACTTGGATACTGCTATCAGAAATAGCGAGTGCTTAAAGTAACATCTTCTGAAAAGGTCTTCATTCAACCATATTACATCATCCAATGAAGTTTagtcacctacaatgcataaccaagcgaagaaaagcgacaacagacgacaaactgttccaaagcgagcgcgaatcttgccTGTTCTCCAACTTAAGCGGCCCGCTGTTGCTTTCTACATTTCATAAAATTGTACATGTAATAAAAAGTTTCCAttattaaacaaaacatgtttttgtgaaATAAAGCTAAATGACCTTTTCACGTGagaatgaatcattgtgacagacgaaaTGGTGCTTGCTGGCGCgacttcaaggtgtcctggctctccgggaaggatgccaatccgaagtcacaatataccggcattcccatgcataccacagcgagGTGATGCCAGATTTccttctaggtaatatagtgagaaactctatggaggtGTCGTTCGGTAGCACTGTCTGCTTCAAGGTGCCAAACCTCACTGCTCAATAATCTGCGCTTCTTAGGGGAAGCATTATGAAAGGTTGGGAGTTTAGAAGGCGCAAACTTGAGAGAGGAGAACAGAGCGGCATTGGTTGGATAGCAAACGGGCATCGCCGCGTTTTCTCGTTAAGGTAATCCACTATTGTCCAAACACTTTCGCACAAGAAAATTACAACTCAATTTATTTCTAGTAGCGAGGAGTGACAACCGTAAGAAAAACAACGAATCGTTATTTGAGCTATAACCTAACTGTAATGGCAAATAATTTTTTATTTCCCTGCTGAACTTTTTCACAGGTTAATATTTGCTCCAGCGTGTCCGAAACGCTACTGTAGGCTACGTGTAGAGTGTTGCGTGTCTAAATATGAATTTTGAGAGAACAAGCTGAACGTAGCGTAATGATAAATTAAGCATCATTACAAggttaatagaaaaaaaaggccaTTGACCTGCCATATAAGGGGTAGTACATATAGTCGGCGGTCTTTAAGAGTTGGAGAATTAGTGGCAGCGGGAAAGAACCGCACTCGCAGAACACCAGCGAACTAAGGGGTGCGACCGAAGAGAAAGATAAAAAGATATTTATTGaagagaagaaataaataatgatCTCTGTGTTGCTTCTTGTGGAATTCCTGGTGGAATTTAGATTTGTTGTTGAACACCTTCGCAGGAAAATGGCCGGGAGTGGTCGCATAGAAAATTTGCCGGAGTGGAATGCAGTATAGGCTATACAGGAAATACTGAAGAGGGATATTCTGGTAGGGGACCTGCGCTCTGCACTATACTTGAAATATGTTAATTATGATAATGATAATAGAAGTTGACCACATCCATGGTGAATAGAATAGCAAGTTTAGAAAAGTTCTGGGagtcttttttttctgtccttgAGCAGAAGTTTGTTTTGCGTGACCTCTTCGAGCATTATACGAATGATGGTACAAACATATGCACTGCCCTTATGTGCAAATTTGCTGCGGTATTCTCACTGTTGCCGTTCTGCGCTTTGTTTGTCGTCGCAGTGCTCAAGGGACCCTGACTGCTGCGACGTGTGGCTTTGCGTAAACAACCGGTGCAAAGTTTACGAGCCATTGACGGAAAATCTTGGATTAACCACCGAGGGCAGCTGAGAAAGTGGGGCTCCCGCTGGGCGAAAAACAATTGGGGATACCTTCCTAACTAATTCGAAAATGGCTTACAACCTTGTCGACACCATACGACACTAGCTCTTTCTTCATGCCCGATAgttacagtcgcggacagaataaaatggaccacggggtctccgaaaacgttcaattcccgagcagcctgtagcagtaaccagtaaaactgcccacgacaacgtttttagcatattctagtcgaggtccaaaatgcaaataccagattgcgttgtgaggttgcggagatattcagctttttctcagatttcatggtccataatattctgtccgcgactgtacgtgctACAGTGGGTACGCCCCGAATAAAATATTTTGAAGTGTCGCCAATATGGTAGCTTCGTATTGCCACGGTGTGTTTCGTAGTTGCGCAGTCTATATAGAGTTCAGCGGCGACGATGATTGCACACGGCACGCTCTCTGTGTGGGTGTGGCGACAGAAAGTCTCAAAccttgcttagcagcgcgaccGTGTCAGCTTTTGATGCTGATTCTTTAGCATCACCTTCGAAACCTGGCAGTGGTGAATGGTCACCAAGCCTGCCTGAGCCAACCAAGTAATCTATAGACACTTATCAGCCTAGTATTTAATGTCTCGTCAACCTTTTTCTATCTTCCTTAAAATATATGTATCTAGTATACATAACTATGTCTTTAACGTATGCCTGAccggatggatggaaggatgctACGAGTACctcctttgaaatggggtggtggctGGCGCCACcgacgtctttttctttcttcgccGAATGTCCCGGCTATATTATTTTTTACAGAAAAAGTtcagtgccctttcactctgtgaagacggatgACCAGCGATACCGTGTAcctgggccccttaatggcgaactgcacctccgccgtgggtcggcccgccatttcactatcttccggatcggcccccgtatgc encodes:
- the LOC126517500 gene encoding uncharacterized protein; the protein is MSSTFPLQHFYRTLRSLEQSGLEGKNISVMKKGLKMTVLLWTFVGSLFFVPALKTMAEARGMTTPEPRLPRERKTAEGFSKPCSNLSQVCSRDPDCCDVWLCVNNRCKVYEPLTENLGLTTEGS